One window of Posidoniimonas polymericola genomic DNA carries:
- a CDS encoding site-2 protease family protein has translation MDACLMLAEATWLGFALGVLKVGAALGFVIFVHELGHFAVAKMCGVQCDKFFVGFDIGGYKLSRKVGETEYGIGILPLGGYVRMLGQNDDPSKIAEQLKESEAAAQDIDDSNTKLIKGPGGEEYRVDRRSYMAKSVPQRMAIISAGVIMNIIFGFIFAVIAFSLGAEYAPCVVGSVSPGSPAYLAGLEPGDDILKLNDRENPSFSHLRQDVMLGDVEKGVRCEVKKAATGEVVSVTLQPKETAFGMQIGIAQSRTTELYPELFALPGTPAAEAGFEGGDRIVAINGEPVSSYRDIQIQQFAALGKSAEYTVERGGGDGQTAQTVNVQAPPAKVRRIGPKLAMGPITAIEPGSPAEEAGLKAGDVITHIMGRRVGAAEPGEASWDPSTLPYKLPLEEAGEMELTVQRDAESFSVTLQPRAGRWFEEPTGPGSPFALTTLGLTYQVSTEVAAVVEGTSAADQLRPGDVITLAKVAPPEGDDAGLSASSFTFDDDHRNWPFFFNLLQRAPLDTGVMLTVKRGDETINLNTSLSESDGVFQPDPGLVLQKLVLVRPADSIDEALALAGDRVWTDMTSVFRVLGKIGSKQVPVENVSGPLGILTVAYKSAELGWSPLLLFLVLLSVNLAVLNFLPIPVLDGGHMVFLAWEGLTGKPANEKVVVALHTVGFVMLLGLMAFAFSNDIRNMFGGNSF, from the coding sequence GTGGATGCTTGCTTGATGCTGGCCGAGGCCACTTGGTTGGGTTTCGCGCTTGGCGTGCTGAAGGTCGGCGCGGCGCTCGGCTTCGTGATCTTCGTGCACGAGCTGGGGCACTTTGCGGTCGCCAAGATGTGCGGCGTGCAGTGCGACAAATTCTTCGTCGGCTTCGACATCGGCGGCTACAAGCTGAGCCGCAAGGTCGGTGAGACCGAGTACGGCATCGGCATCCTGCCGCTGGGCGGCTACGTCCGCATGCTCGGCCAGAACGACGACCCCTCCAAGATCGCCGAGCAGCTCAAGGAGTCCGAGGCCGCCGCGCAGGACATCGACGATTCCAACACCAAGCTGATCAAGGGCCCGGGCGGCGAGGAGTACCGCGTCGACCGCCGCAGCTACATGGCCAAGTCGGTCCCGCAGCGGATGGCGATCATCTCGGCCGGCGTGATCATGAACATCATCTTCGGCTTCATCTTCGCCGTGATCGCGTTCAGCCTGGGCGCCGAGTACGCCCCGTGTGTGGTCGGCTCGGTCTCGCCCGGCTCGCCCGCCTACCTGGCCGGCCTCGAGCCCGGCGACGACATCCTCAAGCTAAACGACCGAGAGAACCCTAGCTTCAGCCACCTGCGGCAGGACGTCATGCTCGGCGATGTCGAGAAGGGCGTCCGGTGCGAGGTGAAGAAGGCCGCCACCGGCGAGGTCGTCTCAGTCACGCTGCAGCCCAAGGAAACCGCGTTCGGCATGCAGATTGGCATCGCCCAGTCGCGGACTACCGAGCTCTACCCAGAGCTGTTCGCCCTGCCCGGCACGCCCGCCGCGGAAGCGGGCTTCGAGGGGGGCGACCGGATCGTCGCGATCAACGGCGAGCCGGTCAGCAGCTATCGGGACATTCAGATCCAGCAGTTCGCGGCGCTCGGCAAGTCGGCGGAGTACACCGTCGAACGCGGGGGCGGCGACGGACAGACCGCACAGACCGTCAACGTGCAGGCGCCGCCCGCCAAGGTCAGACGGATTGGACCGAAGCTCGCTATGGGGCCGATCACAGCCATCGAGCCGGGCTCTCCCGCCGAAGAAGCAGGACTCAAGGCGGGCGACGTCATCACCCACATCATGGGGCGCCGCGTCGGCGCGGCTGAGCCCGGCGAGGCGAGCTGGGACCCGTCTACCCTGCCCTACAAGCTGCCGCTGGAGGAAGCGGGCGAGATGGAACTGACCGTCCAGCGCGACGCAGAGAGCTTCAGCGTGACGCTGCAGCCCCGCGCCGGGCGATGGTTCGAGGAGCCGACCGGCCCTGGCTCGCCGTTCGCGCTCACCACGCTCGGGCTCACCTACCAGGTGTCGACCGAGGTCGCCGCCGTGGTAGAAGGCACTTCCGCCGCCGACCAGCTCCGCCCGGGCGACGTGATCACCCTCGCGAAGGTGGCGCCGCCGGAGGGGGACGACGCGGGCCTCTCCGCCAGCTCCTTCACCTTCGACGACGACCACCGCAACTGGCCGTTCTTCTTCAACCTGCTGCAGCGCGCGCCGCTCGATACGGGCGTCATGCTGACGGTGAAGCGGGGCGATGAGACGATCAACCTGAACACCTCGCTCAGCGAGTCCGACGGCGTCTTCCAGCCGGACCCGGGGCTGGTTCTGCAGAAGCTGGTGCTGGTGCGTCCCGCCGACAGCATCGACGAGGCCCTCGCCCTGGCGGGCGATCGTGTCTGGACCGACATGACCAGCGTGTTCCGCGTGCTGGGCAAGATTGGCTCCAAGCAGGTTCCGGTAGAGAACGTGAGCGGGCCGCTCGGCATCCTAACGGTGGCCTACAAGTCGGCCGAACTCGGCTGGTCGCCGCTCTTGCTGTTCCTCGTGCTGCTGAGCGTCAACCTGGCGGTGCTCAACTTCCTGCCGATCCCGGTGCTGGACGGCGGGCACATGGTCTTCTTGGCCTGGGAGGGCCTGACCGGCAAGCCGGCAAACGAAAAAGTCGTCGTGGCGCTCCACACGGTTGGGT